A region of Panthera uncia isolate 11264 chromosome D4, Puncia_PCG_1.0, whole genome shotgun sequence DNA encodes the following proteins:
- the LOC125927247 gene encoding LOW QUALITY PROTEIN: disabled homolog 2-interacting protein-like (The sequence of the model RefSeq protein was modified relative to this genomic sequence to represent the inferred CDS: deleted 1 base in 1 codon) has translation MPRLKESRSHESLLSPSSAVEALDLSMEEEVVIKPVHSSILGQDYCFEVTTSSGSKCFSCRSAAERDKWMENLRRAVHPNKDNSRRVEHILKLWVIEAKDLPAKKKYLCELCLDDVLYARTTGKLKTDNVFWGEHFEFHNLPPLRTVTVHLYRETDKKKKKERNSYLGLVSLPAASVAGRQFVEKWYPVVTPNPKGGKGPGPMIRIKARYQTVTILPMEMYKEFAEHITNHYLGLCAALEPILSAKTKEEMASALVHILQSTGKVKDFLTDLMMSEVDRCGDNEHLIFRENTLATKAIEEYLKLVGQKYLQDALGEFIKALYESDENCEVDPSKCSAADLPEHQGNLKMCCELAFCKIINSYCVFPRELKEVFASWRQECSSRGRPDISERLISASLFLRFLCPAIMSPSLFNLLQEYPDDRTARTLTLIAKVTQNLANFAKFGSKEEYMSFMNQFLEHEWTNMQRFLLEISNPETVSNTAGFEGYIDLGRELSSLHSLLWEAVSQLEQNIVSKLGPLPRILRDVHTALSTPGSGQLTGTNDLASTPGSGSSSISAGLQKMVIENDLSGLIDFTRLPSPTPENKDLFFVTRSSGVQPSPARSSSYSEANEPDLQMANGGKSLSMVDLQDARTLDGEAGSPAGPDALTADGQAPASQLVAGWPARAAPASLAGLATVRRAGQTPTTPGTSEGAPGRPQLLAPLSFQNPVYQMAAGLPLSPRGLGDSGSEGHSSLSSHSNSEELAAAAKLGSFGGAAEELARRPGELARRQVSLTEKGGQPTVPRQNSAGPQRRIDQPPPPPPPPPPAPRGRTPPALLSTLQYPRPSSGPLASASPDWAGPGARLRQPSSSSKGDSPELKPRAVHKQGPSPVSPNALDRTAAWLLTMNAQLLEDEGLGPDPPHRDRLRSKEELSQAEKDLAVLQDKLRISTKKLEEYETLFKCQEETTQKLVLEYQARLEEGEERLRRQQEDKDIQMKGIISRLMSVEEELKKDHAEMQAAVDSKQKIIDAQEKRIASLDAANARLMSALTQLKERYSMQARNGVSPTNPTKLQITENGEFRNSSHC, from the exons ATGCCCAGGCTGAAGGAGTCTCGCTCCCACGAGTCCCTGCTCAGCCCCAGCAGCGCGGTAGAGGCGCTGGACCTCAGCATGGAGGAGGAGGTGGTCATCAAGCCGGTGCACAGCAGCATCCTGGGCCAGGACTACTGCTTCGAG GTGACCACGTCATCAGGAAGCAAGTGTTTCTCCTGCCGATCGGCAGCCGAGCGGGATAAGTGGATGGAGAACCTTCGGCGAGCGGTACACCCCAACAAG GACAACAGCCGGCGTGTGGAGCACATCCTAAAGCTGTGGGTGATCGAGGCCAAGGACCTGCCGGCCAAGAAGAAGTATCTGTGTGAGCTGTGCCTGGACGACGTGCTCTACGCCCGCACCACGGGCAAGCTCAAGACGGACAATGTCTTCTGGGGCGAGCACTTTGAGTTCCACAACCTGCCCCCTCTGCGCACCGTCACCGTCCACCTGTACCGGGAGACtgacaagaagaagaagaaggagcgCAACAGTTACCTGGGCCTGGTGAGCCTGCCTGCCGCCTCGGTGGCTGGGCGGCAGTTCGTGGAGAAGTGGTACCCGGTGGTGACGCCCAACCCCAAGGGCGGCAAGGGCCCCGGGCCCATGATCCGCATTAAGGCTCGCTACCAGACCGTCACCATCCTGCCCATGGAGATGTACAAGGAGTTTGCCGAGCACATCACCAACCACtacctggggctctgtgcagccCTCGAGCCCATCCTCAGCGCCAAGACCAAGGAGGAGATGGCATCAGCCCTGGTGCACATCCTGCAGAGCACGGGCAAGGTGAAG GACTTCCTGACGGACCTGATGATGTCAGAGGTGGACCGCTGTGGGGACAATGAGCACCTTATCTTCCGGGAGAACACGCTGGCCACCAAGGCCATCGAGGAGTACCTCAAGCTGGTGGGCCAGAAGTACCTGCAAGATGCGCTAG GTGAGTTCATCAAAGCTCTGTACGAGTCGGATGAGAACTGCGAAGTGGACCCGAGCAAGTGCTCGGCCGCCGACCTCCCCGAGCACCAGGGCAACCTCAAGATGTGCTGCGAGCTAGCCTTCTGCAAGATCATCAACTCCTACTG tGTCTTCCCACGGGAGCTGAAAGAGGTATTTGCCTCATGGCGACAGGAGTGCAGCAGCCGTGGCCGGCCTGACATCAGCGAGCGACTCATCAGCGCCTCCCTGTTTCTGCGCTTCCTCTGCCCTGCCATCATGTCGCCCTCACTCTTCAACCTGCTGCAGGAGTACCCCGATGACCGCACTGCCCGCACCCTCACCCTCATCGCCAAGGTTACCCAGAACCTGGCCAACTTCGCCAA GTTTGGCAGCAAGGAGGAGTACATGTCATTCATGAACCAGTTCCTGGAGCACGAGTGGACCAACATGCAGCGCTTCCTGCTGGAGATCTCCAACCCCGAGACTGTCTCCAACACGGCCGGCTTCGAGGGCTACATCGACCTGGGCCGCGAGCTCTCCAGCCTGCACTCGCTGCTCTGGGAGGCCGTCAGCCAGCTGGAGCAG AACATTGTATCCAAACTGGGACCCCTGCCTCGAATCCTGAGGGATGTCCACACAGCACTGAGTACCCCAGGCAGTGGGCAGCTCACGGGGACCAACGACTTGGCCTCCACTCCTGGCTCTGGCAGTAGCAGCATCTCGGCCGGGCTGCAGAAGATGGTGATCGAGAATGATCTCTCTGG TCTGATAGATTTCACCCGGTTACCGTCTCCAACCCCCGAAAACAAGGACTTGTTTTTTGTCACAAGGTCCTCCGGGGTCCAGCCCTCACCTGCCCGCAGCTCGAGTTACTCGGAAGCCAACGAGCCTGATCTTCAGATGGCCAATGGTGGCAAGAGCCTGTCTATGGTGGACCTGCAAGATGCCCGCACGCTGGACGGGGAGGCTGGCTCCCCGGCGGGCCCCGACGCCCTCACTGCCGACGGGCAGGCGCCGGCATCGCAGCTGGTGGCCGGGTGGCCGGCCCGGGCGGCCCCGGCGAGCCTGGCGGGGCTGGCCACGGTGCGGCGGGCGGGCCAGACGCCGACCACGCCGGGCACCTCCGAGGGTGCCCCCGGCCGGCCCCAGTTGCTGGCGCCGCTCTCCTTCCAGAACCCCGTGTACCAGATGGCGGCGGGCCTGCCGCTTTCGCCCCGCGGCCTTGGTGACTCGGGCTCCGAGGGCCATAGCTCCTTGAGCTCCCACAGCAACAGTGAGGAGCTGGCAGCTGCCGCCAAGCTGGGAAGTTTCGGCGGTGCCGCCGAGGAGCTGGCGCGGCGGCCCGGGGAGCTGGCGCGGCGGCAGGTGTCACTGACTGAGAAGGGCGGGCAGCCCACGGTGCCACGGCAGAACAGCGCCGGCCCCCAGCGGAGGATCGaccagccgccgccgccgcccccaccaccaccccccgcgCCCCGTGGCCGGACGCCACCCGCCCTGCTGAGCACGCTGCAGTACCCGCGGCCTTCAAGCGGACCGCTGGCGTCGGCCTCGCCTGACTGGGCTGGCCCCGGAGCCCGGCTCCGGCAGCCGTCGTCCTCATCCAAGGGTGACAGCCCGGAGCTGAAGCCTCGCGCGGTGCACAAGCAG GGCCCTTCACCCGTGAGCCCCAATGCCCTGGACCGCACGGCCGCTTGGCTCTTGACCATGAACGCGCAGTTGTTAGAAGACGAGGGCCTGGGCCCAGAC CCCCCCCACAGGGATAGGCTAAGGAGTAAGGAGGAGCTCAGCCAAGCAGAAAAG GACCTGGCCGTGCTGCAGGACAAGTTGCGGATCTCCACCAAGAAGCTGGAGGAGTACGAGACCCTGTTCAAGTGCCAGGAGGAGACGACGCAGAAGCTGGTGCTGGAGTACCAGGCGCGGCTGGAGGAGGGTGAGGAGCGGCTACGGCGGCAGCAGGAGGACAAGGACATCCAGATGAAGGGCATCATCAGTAG